Below is a window of Camelina sativa cultivar DH55 chromosome 11, Cs, whole genome shotgun sequence DNA.
ATGCATTGTTTGGGTAGTGTAGGAAAACATGAGCTAATCAGGTTAAGAATCTGTTTTTAACTATAGTTACTCAAGAGGATTTTTATGGATAGTATTCTAATACATGTCCAGGAACAGAGTGTTTCTCGTGCATTTCCTTCTGGTGATATGATGTTTAGTGCTGTTTTTGACATTTCATTGCAACACTAAATACACAGGACAAAACGGGACAATAGACGGTCAAGGAGAAGTGTGGTGGAACTTGTGGCGCAGTAGAACGCTAAAGTACACAAGACCGAACCTAATCGAGTTCAAGGACTCTAAGGAGATCATAATCTCCAAtgttattttccaaaattcaCCCTTCTGGAACATCCATCCTGTCTATTGCAGGTATAATGCTAGTTACTACCATGCCCTTTAGATATCCCAAgcatatatatttaacttaCTCTTCTTTTGGTATTGACTCTGTTCCTCATTTTGATATGTGGCAGTGAGGTTGTCATACATCATGTTACCATCTTAGCTCCACAAGATTCGCCCAACACCGATGGAATCGATCCAGGTTTGGTCTTACTCTTAACTCCTTTTTCAGTCAACTAACTAGATTGGTTGATgtgttatatacatataaaacatGTCTAGGTAAGAACTTGAATATGTCTTTCTGTGTACAATAACTATATCATGCTAGAGAATTGTATCTCATCTCCTCATCGGTGTGCAAACTTGAGACATACTCAAATTTTAATGGCAATTCTCTGTCTGAATCAGAGCCGTTTACTAATCAACTGaacataattaaatttgttGCTAGATTCCAGCGTCAACGTCTGCATAGAAGACTCCTATATCTCAACAGGAGACGACCTTGTGGCGATCAAAAGCGGTTGGGACCAGTACGGAATCGCTTATGGCCGTCCAAGCTCAAACATAACCATACGGCGCATCACAGGATCTTCCCCGTTCGCTGGTATCGCAATAGGAAGTGAAACATCAGGAGGAATCAAGAACATCGTAGCAGAACACATCACACTATCAAACATGGGCGTTGGGGTCAACATCAAAACGAACATTGGTCGTGGAGGATAcatcaaaaacatcaaaatctcTAACGTCTACGTAGATACTGCAAAGTACGGGATCAAGATAGCCGGTGACACTGGAGATCACCCTGACGCGAATTATAACCCGAACGCTCTTCCAGTAGTTAAGGGAATACATATCAAGAACGTGTGGGGAGTTAACATTCGAAAGGCTGGCTCTATTCAAGGCCTTAAGGGTTCACCTTTTACAGGtaagaaaatatacatttcTCAGTATTTACCAATATCAATTATATACTTGATTGTATAACTTGGAAAACAAAACTCTCACAGGGATATGTTTGAGTGAGATTAATCTCCATGGAAGTTTAAATACGTATCGGACGTGGAAATGTTCAGATGTTATTGGGACATCACTGAAGGTCAGTCCTTCGCCGTGTTCGGAGCTGAGAACTACTGGAGGATCTGACTTTTGTTCTTCCGCATTCTGAAAACTTCTGAGCAAGTCTATTCACCTCTTCggttccttttaaaaaaaaatgtaatatatcaTTATTTGCAATTCCTccattaatatatttatgtttgtacTTTGTATGTTAAGAAGTAAAGAGGCAAAACTATATAATGAAATTGTAATTTCAACATGAAGAAggttaaaaaaacagagaggaaATTTATAGTAAATCCTGAAGTTTATGACATTTTGTAGTTTGGTGGTGTGTATTAGCTATAAGTAGTTTTGATTAACAGATTTGTATACTTATAttctattgttttgttaattgaaaaaaaatgttgggtATATCtactaattcaaaaaaaattggaatttgtGAGGACAAAAGTTAAAGAGTTGAaggattttcattttttgtttgttttgtaaagtgTGAACTGGCGTTTGACTATTTTAAACAAATTGAAAGGAGAAAGCTTGGCCTTTTCCTACTTTACTTATTAATtgctcttttaagttttaacgaGTCCAATTGgctattcttattttctttggcATAGCagcaaataataaattaaataattatttcattCTTTATAAAACATACAACGAAATTATAGAGTGTTGGGTAGCGTTGACACTCACATACCACCCCccacacacaaaataaatacGATAGTTAATGCCGTAAAGTTTACAAGTCAGATAGTCCGATATACAGTATAATAATGAAAGTTCTTCAATTTTGTAAGCATTTCGGGGTTATGTTTTATTTGGCTAGTGACTTATGTGAactatttcaaataaatttgtgAATTACATATGAGTTAGTTCTAGtgaattatattaataagtTCGTGAACTTAAAAATTTATGTGTTGTTGTCTAGAGATAAGAATGAATGATGAATGAGATCcaaatttctttataaaaatgattGAATGACGCAAAGAGAGTGAcgccatttaaaaaaaaaaaaaatcgtaagtagaaagaaaataaaaaataatgaaaaagagGAAATCCACGCGGAGTGAGGTTTGAAATGTCTTCGGTCCAATCCTGtccttttggaaaaaaaaaataggaatttttcttttcttcttaggaaTATCTTTCTATTAGATTTTTCTATATTCTTATCATTAATCAATAAATTCGTTTAGGGCAATTACGTTTTCTATACGTTGGAGTAAATTTCACAGTAAATAAAGTTGGCAATAATCCCATCAGTGAAAACTGAACTGTAAATGAGGTTCATATGACTTTAGTGgttattagtattattactCTACACTCCTGTACGTCAACTTCAGTCTTCAGCTATGAAAAATTTGCTGCCACTTTAATAAAATCAATTCTTAGAATATTTACCAAGGTTAATTTCTTCATATAAGTAAGTGGTCCTActactttttatataatattttgatggcaaataaagtttaaaaagtattaattaaaaaacaaactgaGCGTTCGAATGGAATATTTATCAGACTATACATATTTGAGATAGCTTGATGTTGGACTTGGTCAGCAAATACCTTATCATACTCTTGGTTTATTATAAATcatgactgtttttttttcttttcttggaacATATCATTCTGTCtttcatatactatatttaaaataaaaacaaaaacatatcattctgtataaatagatttttttttccaaaattaatgGCCATTTGTCTCAACTCTCAACTAAAATAAGTAATATTTTTGCGCACTTGAATTCAATATGTCTTTGTTACATACCTATATGACTATTTGAGATAACTGAATGTGACTTGGTCAGCCAAAACCTTATTATACTTTCTTGGTGTATTATTTCATCAtcacatagttttttttgtaaatgactTGGTTTTTTTCTGTCTTATGGAACTGATACAAATTTTGTTGCACAAATTAATCCTAATTGTCACATACAGTAATACATATTTTGCGATCTCATCAAGTTTAATATTTCTTGTTTAGATACAGTTGACAACTTGACATAGCTTACATATATAAGT
It encodes the following:
- the LOC104722625 gene encoding probable polygalacturonase → MWRLLASIILFSCLFVYSSSLGESEVTCSGIVPLRYRNDKISITDYGGVGDGRTVNTKAFRAAIYRIQHLKRRGGTLLYIPPGVYLTESFNLTSHMTLYLAKGAVIKAVQDTRNWPLIDPLPSYGRGRELPGGRYMSFIHGDGLHDVVITGQNGTIDGQGEVWWNLWRSRTLKYTRPNLIEFKDSKEIIISNVIFQNSPFWNIHPVYCSEVVIHHVTILAPQDSPNTDGIDPDSSVNVCIEDSYISTGDDLVAIKSGWDQYGIAYGRPSSNITIRRITGSSPFAGIAIGSETSGGIKNIVAEHITLSNMGVGVNIKTNIGRGGYIKNIKISNVYVDTAKYGIKIAGDTGDHPDANYNPNALPVVKGIHIKNVWGVNIRKAGSIQGLKGSPFTGICLSEINLHGSLNTYRTWKCSDVIGTSLKVSPSPCSELRTTGGSDFCSSAF